Proteins encoded in a region of the Bacilli bacterium PM5-9 genome:
- a CDS encoding putative repeat protein (TIGR02543 family) (product_source=TIGR02543; pfam=PF09479; tigrfam=TIGR02543; transmembrane_helix_parts=Inside_1_8,TMhelix_9_26,Outside_27_658,TMhelix_659_681,Inside_682_688), which produces MKIKDRKKIISYAIAFFIALLLFNSIDMSAKQTNLVTPRSVSLIITGGNTSISGDVHTLEDENASYNVSGTSTITERIEINKNMILTLDSANINVGDSQTAITYAPAISIKNNANVTLILVGSSEVKGGIGSAGIFVEEGSSLTIKGDGSLKATGGNTHDTFLSNTPSAGLDLIFAAGAGIGGNGTTSHDQGQTAIAGSTNNFGSIVIDSGTVNAFGGSLKDANIGAGAGIGSGGDATRSGNTNGSITINNGMVNATGGNHLDGSGAGAGIGAGASTQAGEYNEIKILINNGTINAHGNVGGAAIGGGSGTIGGEITITGGDVNANSKGSATENAGGAAIGGGANASSGTIVISGGKIIAKVENTAAAGIGGGTNGGSRNITIKGNADVLAAGGTGLYRNDRGGAGIGTGHVLYGDRYGYISSGNISLLNTAKIKAYAGINAQAIGMGSGTGADTIDKNLLTIQDKISLWAQTQTAGIPVLVDKSIRANSELVYLSSNIYLTFSSDVANTAKGYLKSSNTGLELEKDFPYTWSSAPETLSIEQTIIPISSQESWMNTLASWATLYPVKNKEINYTVTYKYVGSVPKAAKLPSKDIVAENTKYSAKKQNSVSGYTFKGWYLDKACTKKFVNGTKINSNITLYGKWTQDNNSSKKKKMPNSGYDTTILLYLCAIVVASSGALVQLRKNSN; this is translated from the coding sequence ATGAAAATAAAAGATAGAAAAAAGATTATTTCTTATGCAATTGCTTTTTTTATTGCATTACTTTTGTTTAATAGTATAGATATGAGTGCTAAACAAACTAATTTAGTTACTCCACGAAGTGTTAGTTTAATAATAACAGGTGGAAATACTTCAATTAGTGGTGATGTTCATACATTAGAAGATGAAAATGCATCATATAATGTATCAGGAACAAGTACAATCACTGAAAGAATAGAAATAAATAAAAATATGATATTAACTTTGGATAGTGCAAATATAAATGTAGGTGATAGCCAAACAGCTATAACATATGCTCCAGCAATTTCAATTAAAAATAATGCAAATGTTACTTTAATTTTAGTTGGAAGTAGTGAAGTTAAAGGTGGAATAGGTAGTGCTGGTATTTTTGTTGAAGAAGGTTCTTCATTAACAATCAAAGGTGATGGGTCTTTAAAAGCAACTGGTGGAAATACTCATGATACTTTTTTAAGTAATACACCATCAGCTGGTTTAGACTTAATTTTTGCAGCAGGTGCTGGTATAGGTGGTAATGGGACAACATCTCATGATCAAGGTCAAACAGCAATTGCTGGTTCAACAAACAATTTTGGTTCAATCGTAATTGATTCAGGAACAGTAAATGCATTTGGTGGTAGCTTAAAAGATGCAAATATTGGTGCAGGTGCTGGTATAGGATCAGGTGGGGATGCTACTAGATCTGGAAATACAAATGGTAGTATCACAATAAATAACGGTATGGTAAATGCAACTGGTGGTAATCATCTTGATGGTTCAGGTGCAGGTGCAGGAATTGGAGCAGGAGCTTCAACTCAAGCTGGTGAATACAATGAAATTAAAATTTTAATAAATAATGGAACAATCAATGCTCATGGTAATGTAGGTGGAGCAGCAATTGGTGGTGGTTCAGGAACAATTGGTGGTGAAATCACAATCACTGGTGGAGATGTGAATGCGAATAGTAAAGGTAGTGCTACTGAAAATGCTGGTGGTGCTGCAATAGGCGGTGGAGCTAATGCTAGTTCAGGAACGATTGTTATTAGTGGTGGAAAGATAATTGCTAAAGTAGAAAATACTGCTGCTGCTGGAATTGGTGGCGGAACTAATGGTGGTTCAAGAAATATTACAATTAAAGGTAATGCAGATGTTTTAGCTGCAGGTGGTACTGGATTATATAGAAATGATAGAGGTGGAGCAGGAATTGGAACAGGACATGTTTTATATGGAGATAGATATGGTTATATCTCTTCAGGAAATATTTCCTTGTTAAATACTGCTAAAATAAAAGCATATGCAGGTATAAATGCACAAGCTATTGGAATGGGTTCTGGTACAGGTGCGGATACTATAGATAAAAATTTATTAACAATTCAAGACAAAATATCACTTTGGGCTCAAACTCAAACTGCTGGTATACCAGTTCTTGTTGATAAATCTATTAGAGCAAACTCTGAGCTTGTATATCTAAGTTCAAATATTTATTTAACTTTTTCAAGTGATGTAGCAAATACTGCTAAAGGATATTTAAAATCATCTAATACAGGTTTAGAACTTGAAAAAGATTTCCCATATACTTGGAGTAGTGCACCAGAAACATTAAGTATTGAACAAACAATTATTCCAATTTCTAGTCAAGAAAGTTGGATGAATACTCTTGCTTCTTGGGCAACATTATACCCTGTCAAAAATAAAGAAATTAATTATACAGTTACTTATAAATATGTTGGAAGTGTTCCAAAAGCTGCTAAACTTCCTAGTAAAGATATTGTTGCAGAAAATACAAAATATAGTGCTAAAAAACAAAATAGTGTTAGTGGTTATACATTTAAAGGGTGGTATCTTGATAAAGCTTGTACTAAGAAATTTGTTAATGGTACAAAAATAAATAGTAACATTACACTTTATGGTAAGTGGACTCAAGATAATAATAGTTCAAAAAAGAAAAAAATGCCAAATTCAGGATATGATACAACTATATTACTTTATCTTTGTGCTATTGTTGTGGCAAGTTCAGGAGCATTAGTACAATTAAGAAAAAATAGTAACTAA
- a CDS encoding putative membrane protein (product_source=COG4708; cog=COG4708; pfam=PF06177; superfamily=81345; transmembrane_helix_parts=Inside_1_4,TMhelix_5_27,Outside_28_49,TMhelix_50_72,Inside_73_92,TMhelix_93_115,Outside_116_118,TMhelix_119_141,Inside_142_158), with product MTRQLVILGLCVTIYVVLSLAVQPLSFGMVQFRLGEMLMVLPFINKKYSISLIIGCLIVNLYSPLGIVDILFGTTSTALMCLFISRVKNNWTIPIIAGVLTGTMIGAELYFVLEIPMSLTIIMLSVGAGEVVTVSLGVIIFDIIKKKNDYFYKLIENI from the coding sequence ATGACAAGACAATTAGTTATTTTAGGTTTATGTGTCACTATTTATGTAGTGCTAAGTTTGGCAGTACAACCATTAAGTTTTGGAATGGTTCAATTTAGATTAGGTGAAATGTTAATGGTGTTGCCATTCATAAATAAAAAATATTCAATAAGTTTAATCATTGGATGTTTAATAGTAAATTTGTATAGTCCATTAGGAATTGTGGATATATTATTTGGTACAACTTCAACAGCTTTAATGTGTTTATTTATTTCAAGAGTAAAGAATAATTGGACAATTCCAATTATTGCTGGAGTTTTAACTGGAACAATGATAGGTGCTGAATTATATTTTGTACTTGAAATACCAATGTCACTTACAATAATTATGTTATCTGTTGGAGCAGGAGAAGTAGTGACAGTATCATTAGGAGTTATTATTTTTGATATAATTAAAAAGAAAAATGATTATTTTTATAAATTAATTGAAAATATTTAA
- a CDS encoding CarD family transcriptional regulator (product_source=KO:K07736; cath_funfam=1.20.5.110; cog=COG1329; ko=KO:K07736; pfam=PF02559; smart=SM01058; superfamily=141259,58038) gives MYKIDDIISYGIKGVCKIVAIEQKQVNNECIDYYVLRSVFDSETTLYIPINNSNLTSRMKNIPSLDELHALIKSIPTIETIWIENTNKRTEAYKKIIDDGEEIKLIQLIKTLKVQRQKLDKDKKRLSLSDENLYKAAKKRLYDGFAVTLDIKPSEVPSFISEQLKINEAMNL, from the coding sequence GTGTATAAAATTGATGATATTATCTCGTATGGAATTAAGGGTGTCTGCAAAATTGTTGCGATTGAACAAAAACAAGTCAATAATGAATGTATTGATTATTATGTTTTAAGGTCTGTATTTGATAGTGAAACAACTTTATACATTCCAATTAATAATTCTAATCTAACTAGTAGAATGAAAAATATTCCTTCATTAGATGAATTGCATGCTTTAATAAAAAGTATTCCTACTATCGAAACAATTTGGATTGAGAATACTAATAAGAGAACTGAGGCTTATAAAAAAATTATTGATGATGGAGAAGAAATTAAACTAATTCAACTAATTAAAACTTTAAAGGTACAACGTCAAAAACTTGATAAAGATAAAAAACGATTAAGTCTTTCTGATGAAAACCTTTATAAAGCTGCTAAAAAGAGATTATATGATGGCTTTGCTGTAACATTAGATATTAAGCCTAGTGAAGTTCCTTCTTTTATCAGTGAACAATTAAAAATTAACGAAGCAATGAACCTATAA
- a CDS encoding asparagine N-glycosylation enzyme membrane subunit Stt3 (product_source=COG1287; cog=COG1287; superfamily=161098; transmembrane_helix_parts=Inside_1_8,TMhelix_9_27,Outside_28_36,TMhelix_37_56,Inside_57_67,TMhelix_68_90,Outside_91_94,TMhelix_95_117,Inside_118_128,TMhelix_129_150,Outside_151_151), giving the protein MIMNTFKKVIKYLGVSILIYLVLTISFKLTIDTGADFLIALLSMQLIIPLYSIIYFSKVTYDKDLKIYIKILLCISYILIFNEYMHFSIIFESLSMFIFAIFPVILGIVLGLFLRHIENKQDKTINYKYIYLALILGGIIFAVCFLYTLIF; this is encoded by the coding sequence ATGATTATGAATACTTTTAAGAAGGTTATTAAGTACTTAGGTGTTAGTATATTAATTTATTTAGTATTAACCATCTCATTCAAATTAACCATAGATACAGGAGCAGATTTTTTAATAGCATTACTTTCTATGCAACTTATAATACCATTATATTCGATTATATATTTTTCAAAAGTTACATATGATAAAGATTTAAAAATATATATTAAAATATTATTGTGTATTAGTTATATTTTGATATTTAATGAGTATATGCATTTTAGTATAATATTCGAAAGTTTATCAATGTTTATTTTTGCTATATTTCCAGTAATATTAGGAATTGTTTTAGGGTTATTTCTTCGCCATATTGAAAATAAGCAAGACAAGACTATAAACTATAAATATATTTATTTAGCATTAATTTTAGGTGGAATTATTTTTGCAGTATGTTTTTTATATACACTTATATTTTAA
- a CDS encoding Leucine-rich repeat (LRR) protein (product_source=COG4886; cath_funfam=3.80.10.10; cleavage_site_network=SignalP-noTM; cog=COG4886; smart=SM00369; superfamily=52075; transmembrane_helix_parts=Inside_1_6,TMhelix_7_26,Outside_27_324,TMhelix_325_347,Inside_348_501) — protein MKTINKFIFSLIGVVALANPLYAATIDSTFKKDVNLAKCVANNLNKDVSDNVSKSELKKLEYLYCDNMKIKKLNGIEKLSGLKYVDLSKNDIVKLAPLTDLNLHTLDISYNTKFDDLNLLYYIKTLKELNLDGTLNKNLIIVSEFKDLTTLSLANNNLKKANYVGLLRNLEKLDISNNELTNYSFVDDLNNLVELDISNNKIKNVIVKPKNLSVLNASFNDIEKVDGISKKVYWLDLSNNKLNDVEFLKNNSVIKFLDISKNNITNIDVLNSASNLEVLTLDYDKIESSSNHNEKVLGFYEKNNGDRIEVNKEEKESPSENKSDNSYFYIIAGGIILVLGALIVVYVKRVKGRTSDEVIEEIVKPIEVDLDMVDVIEVKEDTTQTKDTKEIEEVIDEKEEIVEPVEVEDVKADAVIEMSEIVEIVEDVKAENEIDDVKKPRKRQARASKKRSKTKRKPVKNNNKRKYAKPTRVRKVNKRASRASKLVKRRKVSRKTSTKRD, from the coding sequence ATGAAAACGATTAATAAATTTATTTTTAGCTTAATAGGAGTAGTTGCATTAGCTAATCCGCTTTATGCAGCAACTATTGATTCAACATTTAAAAAGGATGTTAATCTAGCAAAGTGTGTTGCTAACAATTTAAATAAGGATGTTAGTGATAATGTTTCAAAATCAGAGTTAAAAAAGCTTGAATATTTATATTGTGATAATATGAAAATAAAAAAGCTTAATGGCATTGAAAAATTAAGTGGATTAAAATATGTTGATTTATCAAAAAATGATATTGTTAAATTAGCTCCATTAACAGATTTAAACTTACATACACTAGATATTAGTTATAATACTAAATTTGATGATTTAAATTTATTATATTATATAAAAACATTAAAAGAATTAAATTTAGATGGTACATTAAATAAAAACTTAATTATTGTAAGTGAATTTAAAGATTTAACAACTCTTTCACTTGCAAATAATAATTTGAAAAAAGCAAATTATGTAGGATTATTAAGAAATTTAGAGAAATTAGATATTTCAAATAATGAATTAACTAATTATTCATTTGTTGATGATTTAAATAATTTGGTAGAACTTGATATTTCTAATAATAAAATTAAAAATGTTATAGTTAAACCCAAAAACTTAAGCGTTTTAAATGCTAGTTTCAATGATATTGAAAAGGTAGATGGTATTTCTAAAAAAGTATACTGGTTAGATTTATCAAACAATAAGTTAAATGATGTTGAGTTTTTAAAAAATAATAGTGTAATTAAATTTTTGGATATAAGTAAAAATAATATTACTAATATTGATGTATTAAATAGTGCATCAAATTTAGAAGTTTTAACTTTAGATTATGATAAAATTGAAAGTTCAAGTAATCATAATGAAAAAGTATTAGGTTTTTATGAAAAAAATAATGGTGATAGAATAGAAGTTAATAAAGAAGAAAAAGAATCTCCAAGTGAAAATAAAAGTGATAATAGTTATTTTTATATTATAGCTGGTGGAATTATACTTGTTTTAGGCGCTCTAATTGTTGTTTATGTTAAGCGAGTTAAGGGTAGAACAAGTGATGAAGTAATAGAAGAAATAGTAAAACCAATTGAGGTTGACTTAGATATGGTTGATGTTATTGAGGTTAAAGAGGATACAACACAAACTAAAGATACTAAAGAAATCGAAGAAGTAATAGACGAAAAAGAAGAAATTGTTGAACCAGTTGAAGTAGAAGATGTTAAAGCTGATGCTGTAATTGAGATGTCTGAAATAGTTGAGATAGTTGAAGATGTTAAAGCTGAAAATGAAATTGATGATGTTAAAAAACCTCGAAAACGTCAAGCAAGAGCAAGTAAGAAACGTTCTAAAACTAAGCGTAAACCAGTAAAAAATAATAATAAACGTAAATATGCTAAGCCTACTCGCGTTAGAAAAGTTAATAAACGAGCAAGTAGAGCTAGTAAACTGGTAAAAAGAAGAAAAGTTTCAAGAAAAACTAGTACAAAACGAGATTAA
- a CDS encoding tRNA pseudouridine38-40 synthase (product_source=KO:K06173; cath_funfam=3.30.70.660; cog=COG0101; ko=KO:K06173; pfam=PF01416; superfamily=55120; tigrfam=TIGR00071) produces the protein MANVYKLEISYDGSNFIGFQRQNEGRSVQAELEKVISRLNSQIPIKIIASGRTDSKVHALKQVCSFNTNKELNLNYFTYALNQALPSDIRCNLVEKVSDDFHPRYQATKKHYRYLINIGEYNVFEYNYVYQFNRNLNLDAMIEAANLFIGKHDFRTFSSAPVEQNANKEIFSINITKKNDIIIIDYYGSGFLRYMVRKLTMFLIDIGLEKRKSNEIKTLLDKKDISAYSKIAPGQGLYLVDVSYDGKGDNNEND, from the coding sequence ATGGCTAATGTCTATAAATTAGAGATAAGTTATGATGGAAGTAATTTTATTGGATTTCAAAGACAAAATGAAGGTCGAAGTGTTCAAGCAGAGTTAGAAAAAGTTATTTCAAGATTAAACTCACAAATTCCAATTAAAATTATTGCTTCAGGAAGAACAGATAGTAAAGTTCATGCTTTAAAACAAGTATGTTCATTTAATACAAATAAAGAGTTAAATTTAAATTACTTTACATATGCGCTTAATCAAGCATTACCAAGTGATATTAGATGTAATTTAGTTGAAAAAGTAAGTGATGATTTTCATCCAAGATATCAAGCAACAAAAAAACATTATCGATACTTGATAAATATTGGAGAATATAATGTTTTTGAATATAATTATGTTTATCAATTTAATAGAAATCTTAATCTTGATGCAATGATTGAAGCAGCAAACTTGTTTATTGGCAAGCATGATTTTAGAACATTCTCATCAGCACCAGTTGAACAAAATGCAAATAAAGAAATTTTTTCTATTAACATTACTAAAAAAAATGATATAATAATAATCGATTACTATGGAAGTGGTTTTTTAAGATATATGGTTAGAAAACTAACGATGTTTTTAATAGATATTGGATTAGAAAAAAGAAAGAGTAATGAAATTAAAACATTGCTTGATAAAAAAGATATTAGTGCTTATTCAAAAATTGCCCCTGGACAAGGGTTATATTTAGTTGATGTAAGTTATGATGGTAAAGGAGATAATAATGAAAACGATTAA
- a CDS encoding energy-coupling factor transport system permease protein (product_source=KO:K16785; cog=COG0619; ko=KO:K16785; pfam=PF02361; superfamily=81296; transmembrane_helix_parts=Inside_1_20,TMhelix_21_39,Outside_40_43,TMhelix_44_66,Inside_67_72,TMhelix_73_95,Outside_96_104,TMhelix_105_127,Inside_128_243,TMhelix_244_266,Outside_267_267) produces MLNNITIGTYMPYRSIIHRMNPLAKIIALIILLIGVFLINDIKVYIGSMVFIFVLVKIGQLSVLTLLKQMKILYFMFIFLFVINIFMLKTGTIAFSFLGIDVYTEALFQTVIIFFRLTSMVFLSSILTMTTKPLDLTLGIEQLLSPAKKIGFPAHEVAMMISIALRFIPTLVEETNKIMIAQTSRGVDFQSNKLSVKIKAVIALLIPLFVASFKRAEELANAMEARGYNPSAKRTRFVTYTWNYLDNGAMIVSFLYLGVIVWLMSIN; encoded by the coding sequence ATGTTAAATAACATTACAATAGGAACATATATGCCATATCGTTCGATTATTCATCGAATGAATCCGCTTGCTAAAATTATTGCCTTAATTATTCTTTTAATTGGTGTTTTTCTAATTAATGATATTAAAGTATATATTGGCAGTATGGTTTTTATTTTTGTTTTAGTAAAAATTGGACAATTATCAGTTTTAACTTTATTAAAACAAATGAAAATATTATATTTTATGTTTATTTTCTTATTTGTTATCAATATTTTTATGTTGAAAACAGGAACAATTGCTTTTAGCTTTTTAGGAATAGATGTTTATACAGAAGCTTTATTTCAAACAGTTATTATATTTTTTAGATTAACATCAATGGTTTTTTTAAGCTCGATTTTAACAATGACTACAAAACCATTAGATTTAACATTAGGTATTGAACAACTATTATCACCAGCTAAAAAGATTGGATTTCCAGCTCATGAAGTAGCAATGATGATCTCAATTGCTTTGCGTTTTATTCCAACTTTAGTAGAAGAAACAAATAAGATAATGATAGCACAAACATCTCGTGGAGTTGATTTTCAATCGAATAAGCTAAGCGTTAAAATAAAAGCCGTAATTGCTTTATTAATACCTTTATTTGTTGCATCATTTAAAAGAGCAGAAGAACTTGCTAATGCAATGGAGGCACGTGGTTATAATCCTAGTGCAAAAAGAACAAGGTTTGTTACATATACATGGAATTATTTAGATAATGGTGCAATGATTGTTTCATTTCTTTATTTAGGGGTAATTGTATGGCTAATGTCTATAAATTAG
- a CDS encoding energy-coupling factor transport system ATP-binding protein (product_source=KO:K16787; cath_funfam=3.40.50.300; cog=COG1122; ko=KO:K16787; pfam=PF00005; smart=SM00382; superfamily=52540; tigrfam=TIGR04521) gives MSIEIKNLKHIYGKNTVFEYQALNGIDLSISDSSFVAIIGKTGSGKSSLIQHLNAILLPDEGEVKVNDFVMSNADQKTSYKQLRKQVGLVFQFSEYQLFEETVLKDVMFGPLNFDVSEEEAKELAIKYLKMVNLDESIYEKSPFELSGGQKRRVAIAGILAMDPSIIVLDEPTAGLDPQGAIEVMEIFLELKNKYHKTLILVSHDMDFVYEYADEVILLNKGQVVAREDKVTFFNQDYLSKYSIEKPKIIDAYERFTTKKADEFITFDKLINEIEGEIRNVK, from the coding sequence ATGTCAATTGAAATAAAAAACCTTAAACATATATATGGTAAAAATACTGTATTTGAATATCAAGCATTAAATGGAATTGACTTATCAATTAGTGATTCATCATTTGTTGCGATTATTGGTAAAACTGGTAGTGGTAAATCATCATTAATTCAACATTTGAATGCAATTTTATTACCTGATGAAGGAGAAGTAAAAGTTAATGATTTTGTAATGAGCAATGCTGATCAAAAGACAAGTTATAAACAACTTAGAAAACAAGTTGGATTAGTTTTTCAATTTAGTGAGTATCAACTATTTGAAGAAACAGTTTTAAAAGATGTTATGTTTGGTCCATTAAATTTTGATGTTAGTGAAGAAGAGGCAAAAGAATTAGCAATCAAGTATTTAAAAATGGTTAACTTAGATGAAAGTATTTATGAAAAATCGCCATTTGAATTAAGTGGTGGACAAAAAAGAAGAGTGGCAATTGCTGGGATACTTGCTATGGATCCAAGCATTATTGTACTTGATGAGCCAACTGCAGGATTAGATCCACAAGGAGCAATTGAAGTAATGGAGATATTTTTAGAGTTAAAAAACAAATATCATAAAACACTTATTTTAGTATCTCATGATATGGATTTTGTTTATGAATATGCAGATGAAGTTATTTTGTTAAATAAAGGTCAAGTAGTAGCAAGAGAAGATAAAGTTACCTTTTTTAATCAAGATTATCTAAGTAAATATAGTATTGAAAAGCCAAAAATAATTGATGCTTATGAAAGGTTTACTACAAAAAAAGCAGATGAGTTTATAACTTTTGACAAACTAATTAATGAAATAGAAGGTGAAATAAGAAATGTTAAATAA
- a CDS encoding energy-coupling factor transport system ATP-binding protein (product_source=KO:K16786; cath_funfam=3.40.50.300; cog=COG1122; ko=KO:K16786; pfam=PF00005; smart=SM00382; superfamily=52540; tigrfam=TIGR04520), producing MIKVKNLNFSYATNDTNVREQVLKDVSLEIKKNSHTCILGHNGSGKSTLAKLLVGLDFCESGEIEIDGIKLNENNVHEIRDLVGIVFQNPDNQFIGATVQDDIAFGLENHCIPTEDMPKIIDEFASKVGMKEYLSHEPTRLSGGQKQRVAIAGILAMNPKIMIFDEATSMLDPAGVIEVNESIDNLNIGKDRTIISITHDIDYALKTDYVIVLDKGEVLFEGKPKEIFKNSKKLVEIGLDIPFALKISNKLKEDGIKIDDCLSIKELEQQLCQLK from the coding sequence ATGATAAAAGTTAAAAACTTAAATTTTAGTTATGCTACTAATGATACTAATGTTAGAGAACAAGTTTTAAAAGATGTTTCTTTAGAAATTAAAAAGAATAGTCATACTTGTATTTTAGGCCATAATGGTAGTGGTAAATCAACATTAGCTAAATTATTAGTTGGCCTTGATTTTTGTGAATCGGGCGAAATAGAAATAGATGGAATTAAATTAAATGAAAATAATGTTCATGAAATTAGAGATTTAGTGGGTATTGTTTTTCAAAATCCAGATAATCAATTCATTGGAGCAACTGTTCAAGATGATATTGCATTTGGTTTAGAAAATCATTGTATCCCAACTGAAGATATGCCAAAAATAATTGATGAATTTGCATCTAAAGTTGGAATGAAAGAATATTTAAGCCATGAACCAACAAGGTTATCTGGTGGGCAAAAACAAAGAGTTGCGATTGCTGGTATTTTAGCTATGAATCCTAAAATAATGATTTTTGATGAAGCTACAAGTATGTTAGATCCAGCTGGTGTTATTGAAGTTAATGAAAGCATTGATAATTTAAATATAGGAAAAGATCGTACTATTATTAGTATTACTCACGATATTGATTATGCCTTAAAAACAGATTATGTAATTGTTTTAGATAAAGGAGAAGTATTATTTGAAGGAAAACCAAAGGAAATTTTTAAAAATTCTAAGAAATTAGTAGAAATTGGATTAGATATTCCTTTTGCATTAAAAATTAGTAATAAATTAAAAGAAGATGGAATTAAAATAGATGATTGTTTATCAATAAAGGAGTTGGAACAACAACTATGTCAATTGAAATAA